One window from the genome of Salvia splendens isolate huo1 chromosome 9, SspV2, whole genome shotgun sequence encodes:
- the LOC121749496 gene encoding casein kinase 1-like protein HD16 → MEQWEKNYYISAIAGANNGSSLIVMSKGTPYLQQSYKVSESFPFKWINKKWREGFYVTAMATPGTRWAIVMSRGAGFSDQVVELDFLYPSEGIHRTWDSGYRITSTAATWDQTALVLSNPRRKPSDETQETLRTSAFPSTHVKEKCFRCQGVGHIVGKMQSDKQQQRSP, encoded by the coding sequence ATGGAACAATGGGAGAAAAATTACTACATAAGTGCCATAGCAGGGGCTAATAATGGGAGCTCATTAATAGTCATGTCTAAGGGTACCCCGTATCTGCAGCAGTCATATAAAGTTAGTGAGTCATTTCCATTCAAGTGGATCAACAAGAAATGGAGAGAAGGTTTTTACGTTACTGCCATGGCTACACCTGGAACTAGATGGGCAATTGTTATGTCCCGTGGGGCAGGTTTTTCTGATCAGGTTGTCGAGTTGGACTTTCTATATCCAAGTGAAGGTATTCATAGGACGTGGGATTCTGGCTATCGCATCACATCAACTGCAGCAACATGGGATCAAACTGCCCTTGTTCTTAGCAATCCACGACGGAAACCTTCAGATGAAACACAAGAAACACTTCGGACTTCTGCTTTCCCAAGCACACATGTTAAGGAgaaatgttttcgttgtcaaggtgttggacacattgtTGGTAAGATGCAAAGTGACAAGCAACAACAGCGGAGCccttag